A window of Limanda limanda chromosome 4, fLimLim1.1, whole genome shotgun sequence genomic DNA:
TATCTCtggttgtttccagctcctttTTGACTTTCCTGAACaaagatgtgaatgtgtgaagcTGTCAGTCACCGACTCCTCTTGAATTAATTTGGTAAGTTAAATTACGCTGAAGCAATCTTCTGTTAAAGATTGAAGCATTTCAGAATATGTgctaatatttatttttaataaatcactAGTAATCAATAGTCTTTTGATGGAACTGGATCCCACATGTTGCAATGAGTTATTTGAGTTGCACAACCAAGTTCTAGTGGATGCACTGTTTTGTGGAAATGGCCCTTTCATAAGGAACTATCGAATAGTTTTCattgaattaaatatttaattctaattctaattaAATTAAAGGGTCATTAGATATTCAGTATGTCCATGATAAAGTTACTACATGGTTATTTAATCCACAATATCTgtattatttgtatgttttatatttattgtttatatttttgtaaaaagtTTTAACAGTAATGATTTCCCTGCAATTTGCACGTGTGTCTAAGTTTTGTATTCAGTGATATTTTCATTCATAGATTGAAATGTTTCTAATTCTGATTATTTCTGTCTCCCACAGGTAAGTGGTTCcaacacaggcagacaaacaaTTTCTAGTTCTTCACTTCAATTCTGTGCTTTTCCATTTCTTAATCATACACAAACTGCTTAATgatttgtaaattaaataaaccttATGCAAATAAGGCTTTCTTGATTGTTTGTGtcgattttttaaaatcatttccaGTCACAAATAGAATCAGTATCATACCTGCAGCTCAGTTTAACATTTCTGTGATGTTTCCCTCAGTTGGTCTGGATTAGCAGATAGTCCTTTTCACTGAGGtcatctttcctcttcttcttccacttcctgtgtaGATGAGCGACAGCATTAGTTTGTTGTTTTAGTCcgtttttgttattgttaacGGCTTTTATTGATGGAAgggtgtgttttgtttttaaaccagttattttatctttttcttaGTCATTAGGGAAATGGTTTGTTTACAGGAACACTCAACCTATTTTACACAAGGTTTGATAGAAGTTGGAATTCAGGAGGCAAGAAGATAATCTAATAGGAGATGATTTTGagttgcatgatgggaaaagTACAATAGAACCACGCTGGGGAGTAAGTAGGGGCATCTTGACATATATACACCTTCTCAATATGCATCTAACTGTATCAGTTACCAGTTCATTGTGAACATAATGCATTTTCTCATTTGAGAAATCTGCTGAACCTGTATAAACAGTTACCACCCATGAGTAACTGCAATAAGTCAAGTGAATGTGCCCACTTGAGGCAGTGTTTGTCAAAGTCATACCTTGCATACTATTGGTTGGGGAATTTTGACGGGGTCATTTCACTAAGACCTATGAGCGAGAGTGGAAATCTGAGCGCGGTGGTTTTACAAGTTCACAGAAGCAGCTGAAGCACAAGACATTTTTCATGCAGCAACAGCATATCTGAGTGAAGGCAATCGGTTTCATTGTCTACTGTTTCCAATTAAGATACTGATAAAAATTGTAACGAACAGCATTACTGTCAATAAGACACATTGCATTATTGTTGACAAAGGATACATATGATACAGTAGTTACCTAGATTTAATATTTCTAAGATCAGTGTGCAATAACAGTGGTTTGTGAActaaaatgaaaacagacaccAACATGTCAACACCTGCAGTAAAAACAGCAGACAAAGTCACAtatgtaataaaacatttaaaaataaaaaacgtttGTAAATGTGTCATACCATATTTTAAGATGACCTGCGTCTTCCGTCCAATACATGGTCGGATTAAATCCAACAATTCCTCCGTGACCCTGAAGGGGAACAAGCGTACCTTGCTGTAAACCAAACACATTCTATTTAATGCCCGTCATTGTGAGTAGATGGTGTATTAttaggagagcagaggaggatggTGATAGAGTGACTGGTAATATAAGAAGCTTGTTTGCACCTTTGCAACTTGAGGCTCCCTCTGGTGTTTATAAGATGCCGGTGACCCCCCACCACCAACATCAGTAACAGTCCTTACGACCAAAGAACACCAAACCTCATCAGAAGcaaaatgttttctctcttcgAAGTGACAAGTGACAGTTTGACGGGAACACACATTAAAAGGTTGAAGGCCAGCATGACAATTTACGACCTGACGCATGAACAGAGCATTTTCAATAAAGACTTAAAGGAGAAGCTCATCCTGGAGGTCAAGGAGTTAGTCAGTGTGACATTTGCATCATTCCAAACACATTGGCGCTgaaatgttataaatatttCAATTCGCAGTTATATAATAACCATAACAAGATGTCTAATTAGTGTGAATGACACAACATATGATCAGTCTCGAGGAAAAGGTTTAAAGAGGCAGTCGATAGACGATCAGTGCTTACACGCAACTACTACTGTGGGTTTAAAACCAGTGGGCAACACACAAACCTTAAAGCCGAAATCTTacctctgaaaaaaaaaatatatatataatacagaATGCAGAAAGGCATAATTACATTtcacaaatacaatacaaatgttTGTGTACTTACAAAGTTAAACATGGATGCtagtgtgaatgtgaatgtataTCCATGGTGTTTGTGGCGAGCCAGCGGACTGGAATGTCACTCACCTTGGTTTGTTATCCTGAGCACAGTTGTTGCTGCTTGACAAATGAAGAAAGTGACAGACGGAGATCAAAggccataaaaacacaataagccTCCTGAGCATGTGGCATTTGGCCCGAGGATCGGCACGAGCCTTGTGCTATATTTGAGTTTTGCCCTAATAAGACAGAAGATTTCCAAGCAGGAATCATGTAACCCACACGGTTGCTGAAGACAGAGGCTCATTTTATCATGTTGGTAACCACTTTAGAATTTCTTCTTCCTATTCGATGCCGTAAGAAGAGCCAATAGAAACAAAGGCTAATGGCGCTCTAACAGCACTGTTCAGGTTGAGGTGATGTTCTTGGCAAGAATGGTAAACTTGTTATATTTTACATCTCCTCACACTATCTAATGAACAATAAAGCTTCATTATGAATGTGACGTTAAACATCCTCATATTTCATgtgcataaaaaaaaatcttcacgTAAAGAGTGAGGAGATTTCTGAAACATTGAGGAAGCGGAGCAGGGATCCATCACTCAGTCGCTCTACATTTAGGGACGGTCCCCCTCTCCCTTGAGTACGCCTTCAGACCAATAATAAGAACAGCTGTTGGCACTGTTGTGAGAAATAATCCCTTTGCAGTCCCTCCTTTCTCTTCAGAGGTCACTGGcactcatttcatttttttttttttataatttctgaCTTGTAAGGACTGTGAAACACTATATCAGTGACTTTTTGAAGCTTCTCCAAGGCATTGCACAGGGTCACTGTTGTGCAAGGGCATCGTTAAAATTCTGCATTAGTCACACCTTTGGACTGTAGGCAATTACTGACTTAAGCTTCTGCAAGAACTGAACCGACCGCACACAAGTCCCTTATTTAAATATATGGTATTCACAAGCAGAACCACCCTCTCATCAGTTTGTCtttaattcataataataaaaaatatttattgtgaCAAAAAGATGCTCTCATCCTCACATCAGGCAACCGATGCTATAGACATCACAGCATCCTAATTGTCCAGGAATACTGGAATATTATACAATATTTCCAAAACCCCTAATTCCCAACAATTCTGACGTCACTCAACGACCTGGCATGGAAACACCCGATAAACTGTGTTATGTGACACCTAGATGTAAGAAACTACTGCACCAGCACAATGCCAAGAAACATGACAGAATACAGCATGTGATGTGGTCATCACATGTGATAGGCTCCTATCACTCTATATAAACAGAGCCACAAACCTCCCCTGGAGACAGGAACCCAAAGGTAAGTCTCACATAGTGTGTCAGcacatacaatacaatacatgtTTATTATCAAATATATGGTTTAACTATTACATAAACATGTAACTCTCGTGAGTAATAACCTTTGTAatcattattcttttttttcttttcagtctgCACTGAAGTCTGCCTGAAACCCCCTGCTTACCTGGTGTGCTTCaaggtaaacacacagtttACCTGAGCTACTGTCCAGGACACTAATAACTTAATAGTTTACTTTATTAACAGTGTACATGTACTAAACTCATAGTACCCTATCGACATCAATGTTTTTTGTACTTTGCCAAGCCTAGTAGCTACAGTACCGCTTTATACCAGTTATACCAGTTTTAGACCTTTGGTAACGACAGTATTATTAGACACTGCAGGCGGCATCAGTCGTGCATCTTTCTATCTACTTCCCTAGAATTAAAAATAGATGACTATTGTCTTGTTTCATCACCTGCAGTAAACCGTCAGCATGGGCGACTCGGAAATGCAGTGTTTTGGCCCCGCAATCATTTACCTGCGGAAGCCAGAGAGAGAGCGGCTTGAAGCTCAGAACACGCCGTTTGATGCTAAATCAGCGTACTTTGTGACTGAGCCGGCTGAGATGTACCTCAAGGGTAAACTCATCAAGAAGGAGGCCGGCAAGGTCACAGTGGAGACTCACTGCGGGAAGGTGAGAATGAAAACACTTTAGTTTTGCTTTGCTTTACATGTTGTAGGGTCTGCACTATATTGATAGGgtgaaaaaatgttttgacaagtaaaagataaaaattaattaaaaataaaatgtccagaTGAATttccaaacattttaatttagaaTTTGTGATTAGAAGCGAAGAGTTTAAAAATCTGATGATTAATTAGACACGACAAAATGAACGCTTGTTGGTAACTCATTTTATTGCTGtgcctcttctgtctctttggCAGACTATCACTGTTAAAGACACTGAAGTCTTCCCCATGAACCCTCCCAAGTATGATAAGATCGAGGACATGGCCATGATGACCCACCTCAGTGAGCCTTCTGTGCTGTATAACCTCAAAGAGCGTTACGCAGCGTGGATGATCTACGTGAGTTCTATGGAGAGGAGAGATTACTTTCATATCATATCCATGCATGCAGAAGGTTCACCAACCTTTTGATAAACTTAGAAATTAGGATTAAAACACAGTTGCTGTCACAGCTTTTGTCTGAAGAGCTCATCTGTCCACTGGACGTGTCTCAAACCTCCAAATATCAGCTTTGAATTTAGTTGGATGGTTCACTGACTTAGAACAGGCAGAATGATGCAgctttcattcccactcctcaccctgaATGTTATTGCTCTGTTTAACTTTGGTGAGTGGGTAGGCATGACTGGCTGACTGTAGCAGCTTCAGTTGTCGGACCCAGTAGATTCAAGACTTATGATGAACCGTAGATCAGTGAAAAATATGTAATTAAAAACCAATGTTCAGCAAAGAAACGTTCAGAAAATCTGAGATAATGAGGAAGAGCCACCGTtgagttttgttttcagttcaaTGCAGTCAGAGCTTTCTCTCCACATGAAAACCTCGTAATCGCTCGGAACACAGAGCCCCACAGATATAATCACcaatgtggctgcagagggcgctgttacTCAATAAGAGTTACATAGTGATGCTTTAAACATCTTTTTGTGATGAGGTCATAGGTAAGTTTTAGGGTGGATTTTCTCCTGACTCATCAACTTATAaagaaatatattcaatgaCGATGGGAAGACATGTGTCAGTAAGAATACCCTCCGTCTCCACAGACCTACTCCGGGCTGTTCTGCGTCACTGTGAATCCCTACAAGTGGCTCCCAGTGTATGACTCAGTGGTCGTAGAAGCatacagaggaaagaagaggattGAGGCTCCACCCCACATCTTCTCCATCTCTGATAACGCCTATCAGTTCATGCTTCAaggtatttattaatttttaaattaCTATGTCTCCATAAAAGCTGCTGTACTTACAGTGGAGGAGTAAACTTGTATATTGTTTGGATATTTTACAGACAGAGAAAACCAGTCAATTCTGATTACGTAAGTGTGAACAGTAGTAACATAATTTATAAGAAGTGTTTTCTACTGAtaataaatttatatttataatacttTTAACACATCCTCACACCCAGCGGAGAATCCGGTGCAGGAAAGACCGTCAACACGAAACGTGTCATCCAGTACTTTGCGACAATTGCAGTggctggaggaaaaaaagaacatacTTCTGGAAAAATGAAGGTAGGAGAGGTCAAACAATATTTATATGAAATCTAAAATCATgaaaaaatttgtaaaaagtCAACCAATTAATTTTATGTTTAGGGGTCACTGGAAGATCAAATCATTGCCGCAAACCCTCTGTTGGAAGCTTATGGCAACGCCAAGACTGTGAGGAACGACAATTCCTCTCGTTTCGTAAgttttttctaatttaacttATTGTTTGCTGTTTTGTGACAATGATCATTCAACATGACAGAATTTAGATTTTAATGTTAACCTGTTTCTGCACAGGGAAAGTTCATCAGAATTCATTTTGGCTCAACTGGAAAGCTGGCTTCAGCTGATATTGAAACATGTAAGATGAAAATATAACGCGCAACatattttcattgtgttgtcAACTTCTTCAGGGGTGATGTTCCTTAATTGTTAATAACTTAAACCCACATAGATCTGCTGGAGAAGTCTCGAGTGACGTTCCAGCTGTCTGCTGAGAGGAGCTACCACATCTTCTACCAGCTCATGACGGGTCACAAACCTGAGGTCATAGGTGTGAAATCAATTTTTATTCTTTGTCTTCCTACAGTGATATTGTTTGTgttctgatttattttgtattgatcttttatttttctgcagagGCTCTGCTGATCACCAAAAATCCATATGACTATCATATGATCAGTCAAGGTGAAATCACAGTCAAGAGTATCGATGACATTGAAGAATTCATTGCCACTGATGTAAGGATGACTTTATTatgattttttaatttactCCTATAACAAATCAGATTAATGATCACTTAAATGATTCCTGTTTTTAATACTAACACAAAGTTACCAATTCATTACAGCAATGAATCCTACTTTTGATAAGCTTGGTGGGTTTTTCCCCATAtgtctttattttgaaaaactgtaAGTGTGTTCACCTTGGAACTCCAGATGTGATTTGTGTTATAAGTGGATTACATGTACCTGGATTTTAGTTTTGACAAAGCATTGCAGGGGGCAGCAATGAGAGTTTATTCTAAAGAACAACAGAAGCTTTTGTTTCAAACCTTCTCTTATTATCACAGACTGCCATCGACATCCTGGGTTTCACTTTAGATGAGAAAAACGGTATATTCAAGCTGACTGGAGCTGTGATGCATCACGGAAACATGAAATTTAAACAGAAGCAGCGTGAAGAGCAGGCTGAGCCAGACGGCAATGAGGGTAAGAAACCCACACACCATAAGCTTCTATGTTGTAGCACAGGTTTTGATTAGTGAATTAATAAATAGGTACATTGATGACGTCACCTCAGTATTATGGATTTTAACCATGGCTTGGTGATCTGTTTTTTAGAGGCAGATAAAATCGCCTACCTCATGGGCCTGAACTCGGCTGATTTGCTCAAAGCTCTTTGCTACCCCAGAGTGAAGGTTGGGAACGAGTTTGTGACCAAAGGTCAAACTGTCAATCAGGTAGGTCGAGataaaaaggaggaaagaggagatgaaATTAACTTAGACAccacaaatatgtttttcaaatgATATTTGTAGTCTTCTTAATTAATGTTGACAAAGCCTCTTATTAAAGATCTTTAAGCGATATCCCTTGCTTTATCCCATAGATACAGAAGtatgttttgttcattttaacagTATAATTCTTAATGTTTTACAATTCTTTTGTAAAATCAGGTCAACAATTCCGTCAGTGCTCTCTGCAAGTCTATCTATGAGAAAATGTTCTTGTGGATGGTCGTCAGAATCAATGAGATGCTGGACACCAGGCAGTCAAGAAGCTCTTTCATCGGTGTCCTGGATATTGCTGGCTTTGAAATCTTTGATGTAAGTCTGTTTGGCTGATGGGACAAAATCTTACGAAGCTTCATTTAAATCAGTTTgatcaacattttcatattaaagTCACAATGGACCAAATCTAAAAGAATTCATATTTTGATATTcattttgtttaacttttatttggcattttcaccTGTTTAGTACAACAGCTTGGAGCAGCTgtgcatcaacttcaccaatgAAAAACTGCAACAGTTTTTCAACCACCACATGTTTGTCCTGGAGCAAGAAGAGTACAAGAAAGAGGGAATTGAATGGGAGTTCATTGACTTTGGTATGGATCTGGCCGCCTGCATTGAGCTTATTGAGAAGGTGAGAAACTTGCTTTATGTTCACAAATATAGAAAACTGTCTGATGACTCAGACAGttttttgatttaaataataatttcttcATTACAGCCAATGGGCATCTTCTCCATCCTTGAAGAGGAGTGCATGTTCCCCAAGGCGTCAGACATGACCTTCAAGAACAAACTGTACGACCAGCATCTTGGTAAAAACAAATCCTTTGAAAAACCAAAACCTGCCAAAGGCAAAGTTGAGGCCCACTTCTCTCTGGGGCACTATGCTGGCAATGTTGATTACAATGTCACTGGTTGGTTGGAGAAGAACAAAGACCCCCTGAACGACTCAGTGGTTCAGCTCTACCAGAAGTCTTCAGTCAAACTGCTGGCTCTACTCTACGCATCACATGCTGCAGCAGATGGTAAGGAGTTGACCATgtctataaaaacaaatctggaGGTGTCCATTGGTCTACAGCTTAAGACAGTCCAAGACAAAATACTTGTTGATGTATATTACCGaaattctattttcatgtaGCAGCTGAAGGTAGTAAAAAAGGCGCGAAGAAGAAGGGTGGGTCTTTTCAGACAGTATCTGCTTTGTTCAGGGTAAGAACCACAATTAACACCCTAAAGACACAAGTGTACAGCAATATTTGAACCATTTTATTCCTAATTGCTACTAAAaaggttcttcttcttctgtattTCAGGAGAATTTGGGGAAGCTGATGACTAACCTGAGGAGCACTCATCCTCATTTTGTACGTTGTTTGATTCCAAATGAATCAAAGACTCCAGGTAATTCCACTATCAGGATTCATTTATGCATTTATAAAGACTACTGTCACATGTGACACCGAACCGGATTTCACATGTCTTTAAGGTCTTATGGAGAACTTCCTGGTCATCCACCAGCTCAGGTGTAACGGTGTGCTGGAAGGAATCAGGATCTGCAGGAAAGGTTTCCCCAGCAGAATCCAATATGGTGACTTCAAGCAGAGGTGACTACTTATgatgacaaactgtttttaaatgattgtttCTTAAGAAATGATTAATTACAGATCAATTTCCCTCAAATCAGATACAAAGTATTGAATGCCAAAGTCATCCCTGAGGGACAGTTCATTGATAACAAGAAGGCTTCAGAGAAACTCTTGGGCTCTATTGATGTCGATCAAACTCAGTACAAGTTTGGACACACAAAGGTAATCCATTCATCGTTAAgggtgtttttatttacagcaaaCCTTATTCTGTAGAAGAACATCATGTAAAGTAATACTATATTACAGGTATTCTTCAAAGCTGGTCTTCTGGGAActctggaggaaatgagagatgAAAAACTTGCTATTCTGGTCACAATGACTCAGGGTCTCTGCAGAGGTTTCCTCATGAGGACAGAGTTTGTCAAGATGATAGAACGCAGGTGCTGTTGACATTTTTGCTTTTAACACGTAATTTTTAAGTCACGCATTTGTTTGCTGGGTATTAaattaatctttttatttttttgacacCCCTTTGATCATCCCCAGGGAGGCAATTTATGCTATTCAGTACAACATCCGCTCATTCATGAATGTCAAAACCTGGCCATGGATGAAGGTGTACTTCAAGATCAAGCCTCTGCTGAAGAGtgcagagagtgagaaagagatgGCCAACATGAAAGTGAACTTTGAAAAGACCAAAGAGGACCTAGCGAAGGCTCTGGCCAAGAAGAAGGAGCTGGAAGAGAAGATGGTTTCTCTGATGCAGGAGAAGAATGATCTCTTGCTTCAAGTGCAGTCTGTAAGTTTGATGACCATGCTCTTTGTGTCGGTTTCTAATTAATATCCTCAACAATCACCTACTTGCTTGATTTTACTTTTAGGAAGGTGAAACCCTCGCAGATTCTGAGGAAAGGTGTGAGGTGCTCATTAAAACCAAGATCCAGCTTGAGGCCAAAGTCAAAGAGACGTCTGAGAGactggaggatgaggaggaaatgaaTGGTGAGTTGACTgcaaagaagaggaagctggaggacgAATGCTCCGAGCTGAAGAAAGACATTGACGACTTGGAGCTCACGCTGGCTAAGGTGGAAAAGGAGAAACATGCCACTGAGAACAAGGTGATGGTCATAACTTCAGTTTATCAAACAATGTACATTTTAGATGCTGTGTACTTTGATCAAATATTAACAATTTATTAAAACCCTTTAGGTTAAAAACCTGGTGGAGGAAATGACTTCTCAAGATGAGATCATTGTAAAGTTGTCAAAAGAGAAGAAAGCCCTCCAAGAGGCTCATCAGCAGACCCTGGATGATCTgcaggcagaggaagacaaagtcaACACTCTGACGAAGGCTAAAGTGAAGCTGGAGCAGCAAACGGACGATGTgagtaataataacaaactgGGATTTCAGTCTTTGtgaaaaagaaataagaatTAACACCCCTTCTCGGTTAAAACAGCTCGAAGGTTCTCTGGAGCAAGAAAAGAAGCTTCGTATGGACCTTGAACGAGCCAAAAGAAAGCTTGAGGGAGATCTCAAGCTGGCCCAGGAAACTGTCATGGACCTGGAGAATGACAAGCAGCAGGCtgatgagaaaataaagaagtGAGTGAAATAGCATTTATGTAAGCAGTGAAGTCGTGTTTGACCCAACTTGGTTTGTCTGGAGGTACTGAAGCAATAGTAAAATTCTCCTTTCGTCAATGAGCACAAACTCATGCTCTTCAACAAATTTAAAGAATACTACTTCATAATCAAAACTGATTATATCAATGTTTTTACGATTAAAAAATTATGATCAGAATCAGTAGAAATCTCATTTCCATGTTTTACAATTTGTTTAACAATTCTTTACCAATGTTTATGAAATGTTCACCTTCACAGGAAGGACTTTGAAACAAGCCAGCTTTTGAGCAAGATTGAGGATGAACAATCACTTTCTGTTCAGCTTCAGAAGAAGATTAAAGAACTTCAGGTTGGCGCAGTTTTTCAATAGCATCTAATACTGACCGCACCCCAATGACGTCGGATGGCCCAGATGTGCTCGACTTGTAGAAAGGATATAAGAATGTGGTTGTGTTCATCTGTGTTTTGGAAAATTTCAGGCTCGTattgaggagctggaggaggagatcgaGGCTGAGAGAGCTGCTCGGGCCAAGGTGGAGAAGCAGAGGTCTGATCTCTCCAGGGAACTTGAAGAGATCAGCGAGAGGCTGGAAGAGGCCGGAGGAGCGACGTCCGTTCAGATCGAGATGAACAAGAAGCGCGAGGCCGAGTTCCTGAAGCTGCGTCGTGATCTTGAAGAGTCCACCCTACAGCACGAGGCCACGGCTGCTGCTCTGCGCAAGAAGCAGGCTGACAGCTCGGCGGAGCTGGGAGAGCAGATCGATAACCTGCAGAGAGTCAAACAGaagctggagaaagagaaaagtgaaTTCAAGATGGAGATCGACGAcctcagcagcaacatggaggcTGTTGCCAAAGCAAAGGTAAAGTTAAAACCTTGAAAACCTCAGCTCTCTCACAATTAGATGATATTGTTTTACTTCATCAacacgtttgtttgtttatttaaggGCAATCTGGAGAAGATGTGTCGTACTCTTGAGGATCAATTGAGTGAGCTGAAGACCCGAAATGATGAACATGTGCGACAATTGAACGATATTAGTCTTCAAAGGGCAAGAATGCAAACAGAGAATGgtaggaaaaaaataattagtaTAGTTTTCTATTGCCAATTAGTCTTATTTCTCATTCAATGGCAAAATTTGCATTGGaattactttttaatttgctgTTGCATCTTAGGTGAATTCAGTCGCCAACTGGAGGAGAAAGAATCCTTGGTCACTCAGCTTACACGTAGCAAGCAAGCTTACACCCAGCAGATTGAAGAGCTCAAGAGACACGTTGAAGAGGAAGTTAAAGTATGTGCACATTAAAAACAGA
This region includes:
- the LOC133000343 gene encoding myosin heavy chain, fast skeletal muscle-like isoform X2, encoding MGDSEMQCFGPAIIYLRKPERERLEAQNTPFDAKSAYFVTEPAEMYLKGKLIKKEAGKVTVETHCGKTITVKDTEVFPMNPPKYDKIEDMAMMTHLSEPSVLYNLKERYAAWMIYTYSGLFCVTVNPYKWLPVYDSVVVEAYRGKKRIEAPPHIFSISDNAYQFMLQDRENQSILITGESGAGKTVNTKRVIQYFATIAVAGGKKEHTSGKMKGSLEDQIIAANPLLEAYGNAKTVRNDNSSRFGKFIRIHFGSTGKLASADIETYLLEKSRVTFQLSAERSYHIFYQLMTGHKPEVIEALLITKNPYDYHMISQGEITVKSIDDIEEFIATDTAIDILGFTLDEKNGIFKLTGAVMHHGNMKFKQKQREEQAEPDGNEEADKIAYLMGLNSADLLKALCYPRVKVGNEFVTKGQTVNQVNNSVSALCKSIYEKMFLWMVVRINEMLDTRQSRSSFIGVLDIAGFEIFDYNSLEQLCINFTNEKLQQFFNHHMFVLEQEEYKKEGIEWEFIDFGMDLAACIELIEKPMGIFSILEEECMFPKASDMTFKNKLYDQHLGKNKSFEKPKPAKGKVEAHFSLGHYAGNVDYNVTGWLEKNKDPLNDSVVQLYQKSSVKLLALLYASHAAADAEGSKKGAKKKGGSFQTVSALFRENLGKLMTNLRSTHPHFVRCLIPNESKTPGLMENFLVIHQLRCNGVLEGIRICRKGFPSRIQYGDFKQRYKVLNAKVIPEGQFIDNKKASEKLLGSIDVDQTQYKFGHTKVFFKAGLLGTLEEMRDEKLAILVTMTQGLCRGFLMRTEFVKMIERREAIYAIQYNIRSFMNVKTWPWMKVYFKIKPLLKSAESEKEMANMKVNFEKTKEDLAKALAKKKELEEKMVSLMQEKNDLLLQVQSEGETLADSEERCEVLIKTKIQLEAKVKETSERLEDEEEMNGELTAKKRKLEDECSELKKDIDDLELTLAKVEKEKHATENKVKNLVEEMTSQDEIIVKLSKEKKALQEAHQQTLDDLQAEEDKVNTLTKAKVKLEQQTDDLEGSLEQEKKLRMDLERAKRKLEGDLKLAQETVMDLENDKQQADEKIKKKDFETSQLLSKIEDEQSLSVQLQKKIKELQARIEELEEEIEAERAARAKVEKQRSDLSRELEEISERLEEAGGATSVQIEMNKKREAEFLKLRRDLEESTLQHEATAAALRKKQADSSAELGEQIDNLQRVKQKLEKEKSEFKMEIDDLSSNMEAVAKAKGNLEKMCRTLEDQLSELKTRNDEHVRQLNDISLQRARMQTENGEFSRQLEEKESLVTQLTRSKQAYTQQIEELKRHVEEEVKAKNALAHAVQSSRHDCDLLREQYEEEQEAKAELQRGMSKANSEVAQWRSKYETDAIQRTEELEEAKKKLAQRLQDAEECIEAVNAKCASLEKTKQRLHAEVEDLMIDVERANALAANLDKKQRNFDKVLAEWKQKYEESQAELEGSLKEARSLSTEMFKLKNSYEETLDHLETLKRENKNLQQEISDLTEQLGETGKTIHELDKAKKTAEIEKSELQTSLEEAEATLEHEESKLLRIQLELTQVKSEIDRKLAEKDEEIEQIKRNSQRVMDTMQSTLDAEIRSRNDALRIKKKMEGDLNEMEVQLSHANRQAAEAQKQLRNVQGQLKDALLHLDEAIRGQEEMKEQVAMVERRNNLMVAEIEELRAALEQTERGRKVAEQELIDASERVGLLHSQNTSLINTKKKLEADLIQIQSEVEDSVQEARNAEEKAKKAITDAAMMAEELKKEQDTSSHLERMKKNMEMTVKDLQHRLDEAENLAMKGGKKQLQKLEARVRELEAEVDAEQRRGADAIKGVRKYERRVKELSYQTEEDKKNVIRLQDLVDKLQLKVKSYKRQAEESEEQANTHLSRYRKVQHEMEEAQERADIAESQVNKLRAKSREIVKSKDAEE